The Alkalihalophilus pseudofirmus nucleotide sequence GATATGAGCTAATAGCAATAGATGAAGAACTAGATAAATGGAGGGAGTGACACATACATAGTCGCTTCCTTCTCCAATTAATAAAATAAATTAAAATAAATAGTTGACGTATTAACTAGTTTATATTATTCTATTATTAACTTATTAATAAAGGAGGAGAGAAGTTGAGAGGGAAACAACTTAAAATTTTACGCATTCAGCATGACATAAAGGCAAAAGACATTGCATTGGCACTAGGGGTGAGCAAAGCGTACATAAGCATCCTAGAGAACGAAGTGCAGCAAATACCTAAACATATCTACGAGAAGTGGACTACATACATAGAAACTGTCAGCAATAACATTACAATAAATTAAAATGATAAGGGGTTGTTAGTTTGAACGAGACTATTAGTTTAAGAGTAGAGGTAGCGAAAGAGATTAGATACTTCGATAACGGATTTGGTATTTATAGCTTTTATCCATTAAGCAATCATAGCTCTGTAAAGATCAATAAGTCATACGGGAACTTCTCGGTAAAAGGAAATACATTTCAATTGGCTGAAGGAATGGAGTATGAGATTGAAATCACACCAACTGAATTTCACCCTCAGTATGGTCAGGGATATGAATTTGTATCAGTAAAGCAAGACAGACCAACATCTGCACAAGAGCAGCAAGTGTATATAAAGACACTTCTAACGGATACTCAGGCAAGAGCTATCATTGATAAGTACCCTAATGATAAGATTCTCGATTTAATGAGAGAAGATAAGTTTGATTACAGTGACATTAAAGGAATTGGAAAGAAAACGTATGTGAAAATCAAAAAGCACCTTCTAGACAATCTTGATATTCAAGAAGCTATTATTGAGCTTAAAGATTTAAAGATTAGCTTCCCTGCTATGAAGAAACTAATTGATCACTACGGTTCAGCAGAAATGGCTGTACAGAAGATTAAAGAGAATATCTACAACCTATGTAGCGTATCTAACTTTGGCTTTAAGACAGTGGATAAGTTTGCTATGAATAGAGGCGACAGTAAAGAAAGTAGAAATAGAATTCTTGCTGGCTTAACTTTTCTACTCGCACAAGAGGAATCAAACGGTCATTGTTGGATGAGTAAGTTTACATTAATGGAGAAAGCAAGAGAACTGTTAGAGATTTCAAGAACGATTATCGAGGACAATATTGATAGCTTACCTGAAAAAGCTTTTTATGTAGAAGGTGATACTGTAGCAAGAAGGGTTGCTTACAATACTGAGAAAAATATCATGAAGAAGTTAATTGAATTGCGAGATGCTGAAAGTAAGATTGATGTGAAGTATGATGAGGAAAAAGTAAAAGAATTAGAAAAAGAACAGGGATTTGAATACTCAGATGAGCAACGAGAAGCAATTAAGTTGGCTATGGAGAATAATGTTTTAGTTATTAATGGTAAGGCAGGTGCAGGTAAGACAACAGTGCTTAAAGGTATTGTAAAGTTACTTGATCAGTATAATCATGCTGCTTGTGCATTATCTGGAAAAGCAAGTAAAGTTCTTTCAGAAAATGGATTACAGGGTAGTACGATACATAGATTATTGGGAATTGAATCAGATGGCTTTAAATACAATGAGGATAATCCTCTTCCTAAGCATATCTTGTTTATTGATGAAACGAGTATGATTAATATCTATCTCTTCTTTGACATTCTCAGAGCAGTAGAGAATGGATATAAGCTTATTATCGTAGGAGATGATGGTCAGCTCAGTTCAATTGGCTCAGGTGCTGTATTAAGGGATTTACTTGCTTCTGACTTACTTCCTACGATTGAGTTAACTAAAGTACAACGTCAAGCAGAGAAGTCAGGCATCCTTTCTATTGCTAATAAGATTCGTGAGGGCGAACAGATTATCAAAAGTGGTGACTATGGTAAAAAGGTGTTTGGTGAACTGAAGGATCTGCTGGTCATTCCAATGGAACATAAGGAGCAAATTATTGATTTGACGATTGATATTGCAAAGAGGAAATTTATCAATAAAGACTTGCATGAGTTTCAATTCATTACTGGAAGGAAGCAAGGTGGAGATATAAGCGTATACGAGCTTAATAACGCCTTACAGAAGGTCTTTAATGAGAAGAAGGGTAAACCTATTGAGAAGAATAAATACTCGTTCTATGAGGGCGACAAGGTTATCCAATGTGGAAATAACTATGATGTAGATGGAACAGGTGTAAATGTCTTTAATGGAACAATTGGAATCATTGAGAAGATTGAACATGGAGTAACTGATATTGATAAAAAGAAGAAGAACTTTATCCATATTCAGTTTGAAGGAATTGAAGAACCAGTTGTTTACACTGAGGATGATATGATTATGATTGAGTTGGCTTATGCGATATCAACACATCGTAGTCAAGGTAGTACCATTCCATACGTCATCTTTGTGTTTGACTATGCTTCATATATGCTACTGAGCAAACAGTTCTGTTATACGGGGATTACAAGAGCTAAGAAGGGTGCTGTAATGATTTGTGAGTTAAGTGCCTTACGCCATGCAATTAAAACTGATGTAAGTGATATGAGAAGAACGTTCTTGAGTGAGTTGTTATAATTAATTAAAATTATTTTATAATTAAGGGTGATTGTTTTGAAACTTATGCTAGACACTAAGGAATACAAAAGCAAGCCAGTATCAGCAGGTGAGGTTACGAGTAGGGTTGTAAGATACCCTACTGACCTTTCTCCTGAATCTTTGGCTAATGAAATAGTTAAAGGTAAAAGTTTCGTAGCTGGATATTTAAATAATAAAGTGAACGGTAAGATTAAGAGACGTGTTGACTGTTGGACTTCGCAGCAAATTATTTGTATGGATTTTGATGATAACTACAGAATTGAAGAAGCCATTAATGACTTTAAGGATATTGGAATGTTTATCTATAAGACTTTTAATCACACTGATGAACACCATAAGATTAGAGTTGTATTGGCTTTAGATAAACCTGTAACTAATTACAATCAATTTTATAGACTGATGAATGAATTACATAAACTCTATCCTCAATGTGATCAAAGTTGTAAAGATGGTAGTAGACTATTCTACGGAGGTAAAGAGTGTATTATTTTAAATTATAATAATAGAATTAAACTTGAAGATTACATTGATACCTCTATTGATTATTCTTCTATTAAAACAACCGCTAATACTACTAAAAGTAACAATACTAATACTAAACAAGTCAATATTACAAGCAGTCAAGTACAGGTGGTTACTAGTGTTTTAAATAATATACTCCCTTGTAACCACCACAACTTGAATATGATAAAACTCATTAAAAATAAGGATATTGAAGCATTACAGAGAATTTTAAGTCCAAGTCCAGTTGTATTTTACACTTACACAGAAGTATATGATTATATTAAGCAGCAAGATTTGAGATTACTGTTGGGATTAGGGGAGGGTAGCTGCTCTTGTTTATTTCATGAAGATAGCAACCCTAGTGCTAACATCTTCTATGGTGATGAAGTGCAAGGGTACATATATAAATGCTTTAGTGAGAAATGTACATTTAAAACAGGCACAATAAGAAAAGTCATTGAAAGGATTCTTGGCTGCAATAAAGTAGAAGGTTTGAATTTCTTGATGAAACTCTATAGAATTGAATTGAAGGAAACTGATTGGCAGAAAGAACAAAGAAGAATCATTGATGAAAACATTCGATACTTAATGAGCATTGATTTACAAGAAGAATATCCAGAGTTATACATAAGAATTAAAAGATATTTAGGTGATCTGACCATATTGCATAATATTGCAAAAGAGAATCTTCCTGCTGAACACTATAGCGATGAGAAAATTGAGTACTTGTTTTATGCTAGTGTGAGACATATAGCAAACATTAAAGGCATTAAAAATATAAAAAGAGTTAATGATATTGTATCTTTGTTTGCTTATTTAGGATTGATATTTAAGAAAACGAAAGATGATATGCCACAGAGAATGATTGAAGATGTATCGAAAGTAATGAGTGATAAAAAATCTGATAAGTTAACGTTCTTTGCTTTACCGTCATACTCACATGAGATTATGACATTTGGTGAGGAAAAAGCTGTAGAGTTCAAAGAAAAACATTTCTCGATGAAAGGATGGTCTAGAGAGATGCTTCTAAGATCACTAGGTGATGAAGAGGCAAATAGAGTATATCCATTGCAAAAAGGTAAGCAGCTATCTAAACAGAGTGAGTGCAATGTGAGTAAATTGGAGACGTATTGTTTAGACTTACTTAATGAAAATGGATGGATTATTGAAAGTGAAATCGTTAATAATGTTGTTCTGAGCTTTGGTGGTAAAGAGTATAAGAAAATACAAATTAAGAAAATGCTTGGGGAGTTTATTGATAAGTACGATTTAAAAAGAAGTAGATTAAATAAGAAGATAAAAAATCTTCTCAATGTAGAGTATGAGGGTTCACCATTTATTATATATAAGTAAATTAAAATTATTAATTCAATACATACCTTAGAGACGTGTAACTAGCGTCTCTTTTTTGTGTTCTATTTTATATAGGGTAGTAGTGTATGTGAGTAGGGATACGTTTAAATTGTAAAATAAGCCCCCTCTATATGGATAGCTGCTTATATATATGGATGATGTGTTAGACGTAGAGGTATGAGTAAAGTGATTGATCTGTGAGTAGTGTGCCAGTCGAAAGTGTGTGATCAGATGAGTGAGTTGAGTGATTAATAGTAGATACGATAAGGGTTATGTGAGGATTAAAGTGTGAGTAGAGTGAGATATATGAAGAGAGGAAAACAGGTGTCGTATTTGAGGGTGTAAAGTGAGTAAAGAGTAGATAAGATGGGAGATATGTGAGGATTAGGAGGGTAAGATGATCGAAAAGAGTAGATGGGATAAGGGGTTGAGTAGGATGAGAGTGGAAAAAGGGGTGATTTAGGGTAAAGTGGGGAGAGAGAATAGTGAGGGGAATGGGGATATTTTCGAGAGAAAGTCGAGAGGGGAATTATCGAGTGGAAAATTAAAGTGAGTGGACGGATAAATGTGTTTGGCACATAGAAAACCTAGTGTCAAGTCCATTTAACGTTAATTATGCCCCTCCTATATAAATTTATCACTATATAATTAGAGTTATGTAGTGATATAACCTTCTTTATTATTTTATTTTATTAAGACTATATAATTTTGTATTATGTAGTGATGAATCCGACCAATTGAATCAAAATGAAAAATTTAAATGAACGAAAAAAGATAGAATTATAATTGCAGCCGAGACCACTATACCACTGTACTAATGAACTAGTACACTGATATCGGCAAGGGTAACAGGCGGTTAAAGTTATAAGACTTACCTTTCTTCTCCTCACTCCTTCCTTACACTCACCAACTCACACTCCTTCTTTCCTTATCTCCT carries:
- a CDS encoding helix-turn-helix domain-containing protein encodes the protein MRGKQLKILRIQHDIKAKDIALALGVSKAYISILENEVQQIPKHIYEKWTTYIETVSNNITIN
- a CDS encoding ATP-dependent DNA helicase; this translates as MNETISLRVEVAKEIRYFDNGFGIYSFYPLSNHSSVKINKSYGNFSVKGNTFQLAEGMEYEIEITPTEFHPQYGQGYEFVSVKQDRPTSAQEQQVYIKTLLTDTQARAIIDKYPNDKILDLMREDKFDYSDIKGIGKKTYVKIKKHLLDNLDIQEAIIELKDLKISFPAMKKLIDHYGSAEMAVQKIKENIYNLCSVSNFGFKTVDKFAMNRGDSKESRNRILAGLTFLLAQEESNGHCWMSKFTLMEKARELLEISRTIIEDNIDSLPEKAFYVEGDTVARRVAYNTEKNIMKKLIELRDAESKIDVKYDEEKVKELEKEQGFEYSDEQREAIKLAMENNVLVINGKAGAGKTTVLKGIVKLLDQYNHAACALSGKASKVLSENGLQGSTIHRLLGIESDGFKYNEDNPLPKHILFIDETSMINIYLFFDILRAVENGYKLIIVGDDGQLSSIGSGAVLRDLLASDLLPTIELTKVQRQAEKSGILSIANKIREGEQIIKSGDYGKKVFGELKDLLVIPMEHKEQIIDLTIDIAKRKFINKDLHEFQFITGRKQGGDISVYELNNALQKVFNEKKGKPIEKNKYSFYEGDKVIQCGNNYDVDGTGVNVFNGTIGIIEKIEHGVTDIDKKKKNFIHIQFEGIEEPVVYTEDDMIMIELAYAISTHRSQGSTIPYVIFVFDYASYMLLSKQFCYTGITRAKKGAVMICELSALRHAIKTDVSDMRRTFLSELL